One part of the Novipirellula aureliae genome encodes these proteins:
- a CDS encoding DUF1559 family PulG-like putative transporter, with translation MNFRISRSERGGFTLVELLVVIAIIGVLVGLLLPAVQAAREAARRMSCSNNFKQIGLGIHNYHSAFSQLPTHGTGTTNYGIGYDEAVGASNRYADRTNHNNSRLSMLVGILPFVEQQGLWEVISNPYNDGTNQFRPMGPTPENIRYEPWSTELPAYRCPSDPGSGLPALGRTNYAACVGDSSWGTSMWRHSDFSTPQTCLQQTQASLRGLFVNFQKKQFRDCLDGLSNTIAMGEICTYLGDQDSRASISSDDLGGNSGTLETMRDAPLSCRGSLDPERPRYWGTDGTAESPDGGRGYRWADASALYTSCMTILPPNSELCSGTNPSALTVVGSMSSYHQGGCHVLMGDGAVKFVTDSINAGNSSNGQVWLEGTGVQAPGSESPYGLWGSLGTRASKEVISEEF, from the coding sequence ATGAATTTTCGAATTTCTCGCAGCGAGCGGGGCGGCTTTACGTTAGTCGAGCTTCTCGTCGTGATTGCAATCATTGGCGTCTTAGTCGGGTTGCTATTGCCCGCTGTTCAGGCCGCCCGAGAGGCCGCGCGACGCATGAGTTGCAGCAACAATTTCAAACAAATTGGCCTGGGAATCCACAATTACCATTCTGCGTTCAGTCAGTTGCCAACGCACGGTACAGGTACCACCAACTATGGTATTGGTTATGATGAAGCGGTTGGTGCATCCAATCGTTACGCAGACAGGACGAACCACAATAATTCCAGACTGAGCATGCTGGTAGGGATCTTACCATTTGTTGAGCAGCAGGGACTTTGGGAAGTAATATCGAACCCCTACAACGACGGCACAAACCAGTTTCGCCCGATGGGGCCAACGCCCGAAAATATACGTTACGAACCTTGGAGTACCGAACTGCCCGCGTACCGCTGCCCTAGTGATCCCGGCTCAGGGCTGCCTGCTTTAGGAAGGACCAACTATGCTGCCTGCGTAGGTGATTCGAGTTGGGGTACGTCGATGTGGCGGCATTCGGATTTTAGCACTCCGCAAACCTGTTTACAGCAAACCCAGGCGTCGCTTCGAGGTTTATTCGTAAACTTCCAAAAGAAACAGTTCAGAGACTGCTTGGATGGGTTGTCCAATACGATTGCGATGGGCGAAATCTGCACTTACCTGGGAGACCAGGACTCTCGTGCGTCAATCTCAAGTGATGACTTGGGCGGCAACTCAGGTACCTTGGAGACAATGAGAGACGCTCCGCTGTCGTGCCGTGGTTCACTCGATCCCGAACGACCTCGCTATTGGGGGACGGACGGTACAGCTGAATCCCCCGACGGTGGGCGAGGCTATCGCTGGGCGGATGCGAGTGCCCTTTACACCAGCTGTATGACGATCTTGCCGCCAAATTCGGAGTTGTGCAGTGGGACCAATCCAAGCGCCCTGACGGTCGTTGGAAGCATGTCGAGTTACCATCAAGGTGGCTGCCATGTTTTGATGGGTGATGGGGCAGTCAAGTTCGTGACGGATTCGATCAATGCGGGTAACTCCAGCAACGGCCAGGTCTGGCTAGAGGGCACCGGCGTGCAGGCACCTGGTTCGGAGAGTCCCTACGGGTTGTGGGGCTCATTGGGCACGAGGGCTTCGAAAGAAGTCATCAGCGAGGAATTTTAA
- a CDS encoding PQQ-binding-like beta-propeller repeat protein codes for MRIITNAFFFALALAAAAPATRGEEQVSSWPQWRGLEGSGVAVDSNPPTTWSETENIKWKVEVPGTGGSTPIVLGNRVYVSTAVKMQRTAEGGASEEVAAREQTEPQSGGPRGGRNGDVGGSGRAGGQGGGRGGRGRSGGGAALTDYYDFMILAFDRATGNEIWRTSLTQQIPHESIHNTNTFASASPVTDGERLYVSFGSRGVFCLDLDGKQLWDVSFGQMQTRSQFGEGSSPAVYDGTLVVPWDHEGESFIVALDGKTGEEKWRQSRDEQTTWSTPLITEYDGRVQVITNGSNRVRSYDLATGEVIWQCGGQVGNPIPTPVRFEDNVIVMTGYRGYAIYSIPLNAKGDITGSDQITWYEKDAAPYVSSPVLYKGQLYFVKSNNGVLLSRDAKTGELLIDQTRLPDVSSVYASPVAAADHIYLTGRDGTTLVFDHAQSFNVVATNKLDDEIDASAAIVDDEIFLRGKTHLYCVAN; via the coding sequence GTGCGAATCATAACGAATGCATTTTTTTTCGCTCTTGCTTTGGCTGCAGCGGCCCCAGCGACTCGTGGCGAAGAGCAGGTATCAAGTTGGCCGCAGTGGCGTGGTCTTGAAGGATCTGGCGTAGCCGTCGATTCCAACCCACCGACGACATGGAGTGAAACAGAGAATATCAAATGGAAAGTCGAAGTGCCTGGGACTGGCGGCAGCACACCGATTGTCTTGGGCAACCGTGTGTATGTCAGCACCGCCGTCAAGATGCAGCGCACGGCTGAGGGCGGAGCCTCCGAGGAAGTAGCAGCACGCGAACAGACCGAGCCGCAAAGTGGAGGACCGCGGGGAGGCCGCAATGGCGATGTTGGAGGATCCGGGCGAGCTGGCGGGCAGGGAGGAGGACGTGGAGGACGTGGCCGATCCGGTGGCGGCGCCGCTCTGACGGATTACTACGACTTCATGATACTTGCCTTCGACCGTGCGACCGGCAACGAGATTTGGCGAACCAGTTTGACCCAACAGATTCCCCACGAATCCATCCACAACACCAACACATTCGCCTCGGCATCGCCCGTTACCGATGGCGAACGACTTTATGTGTCGTTCGGTTCTCGTGGTGTTTTTTGCCTGGACCTAGACGGCAAGCAACTTTGGGACGTCAGCTTCGGCCAAATGCAGACGCGATCCCAGTTCGGTGAAGGCAGCTCGCCAGCGGTCTACGATGGGACGCTTGTCGTGCCATGGGATCACGAGGGCGAATCGTTCATCGTTGCCCTTGATGGAAAAACCGGCGAGGAAAAATGGCGTCAATCCCGTGACGAACAAACGACTTGGTCGACGCCGTTGATCACAGAATATGACGGCCGCGTCCAAGTCATCACCAACGGCTCCAACCGAGTCCGCAGCTATGACCTCGCCACCGGGGAAGTCATCTGGCAATGCGGTGGTCAAGTTGGAAACCCGATCCCCACGCCGGTTCGCTTTGAAGATAACGTCATCGTGATGACGGGCTATCGTGGCTACGCGATCTATTCCATCCCGCTCAATGCCAAAGGCGATATCACTGGCTCGGACCAAATCACTTGGTACGAAAAAGACGCCGCACCCTACGTGTCCTCGCCGGTGCTTTACAAAGGCCAGCTTTACTTCGTCAAATCCAACAACGGCGTTTTGCTCTCGCGTGACGCCAAGACCGGCGAACTGCTTATCGACCAAACCCGTTTGCCCGATGTTTCGTCTGTCTACGCCTCCCCCGTCGCTGCCGCAGACCACATCTATTTAACCGGGCGTGACGGCACGACCTTGGTTTTCGATCACGCCCAATCGTTCAATGTCGTCGCGACGAATAAGCTCGATGACGAGATTGACGCCTCCGCCGCGATCGTTGACGATGAGATTTTCTTGCGAGGAAAAACGCATTTGTACTGCGTCGCAAACTAA
- a CDS encoding right-handed parallel beta-helix repeat-containing protein, which translates to MMLCKQLNDKCQMRVIVSTTLMITVLIAGVANAQTPASLSASDPLENQVPNADATRFYVSNAGDDAWDGMAAEYSGGTSGPWKTLDKVNQQMSQLEDASVLFRRGDRFEGSLEVNQNKISFGAYGEGERPVLSGAQDVSGDWSPVAGRTNVYKYQIPSDVTDVTMVLRENTSLPLGRTPNGDLSTEAAFYTFNSRIQTSIYDPELTAAEELAGSEIVLRKNGWDYSNYKVTSVEGTTVNIINNEKVPKKKGDGFRKAAGYFFQKHLNTLDVDGEWFFDASTHVLYLYADSKPLPKSVQYSAKPTVVNIVNAEMVALKGLKIEMAGSMGIRGDSCQDIEVSDCEIALCGQDGISLEKSTAQIESNNISNCLGSGISTRGQGRVVVTKNNLLNIGLFAGRASGRYGIHLMGGNSEASYNKMTNIGYIGIRHSGGNNLLRRNIVDTYNLVVYDGGAIYTNHDQKGTIIEENIIMNGAANKVGTGTGDPTLSVSVPLCTGIQCDLLTANVIVRYNTISFPKNTEGRFSGIHLNFNSVDNLILGNTILAKGTGISTNDRDPYERASGEPSPPSMSRNRFEENVIVRTSAATNRNQNMGTTAFSLKDSEQCDLENQGIFLNNVCAAPFIGSKVVTEWQYDCNAGCTPYERWFSTAAEWNDAREYAIGNLDAPIMIDASSAPEDFIQLLCNDSDNPKTFSLSAEAYVDPWGKPVSGSITVAPWRSVVLFKKQ; encoded by the coding sequence ATGATGTTATGTAAGCAGCTGAATGATAAATGTCAGATGAGAGTTATTGTCTCGACGACCCTGATGATCACGGTGTTAATCGCAGGTGTAGCAAATGCTCAAACGCCTGCCTCGCTTTCTGCTTCAGACCCTCTTGAAAATCAGGTGCCGAATGCGGATGCCACAAGATTTTATGTATCGAACGCTGGCGATGACGCCTGGGATGGCATGGCGGCAGAATATAGTGGTGGCACGTCGGGGCCATGGAAAACACTTGATAAGGTGAATCAACAGATGTCGCAACTTGAGGACGCATCTGTACTCTTCCGCCGAGGCGACCGATTTGAAGGAAGCTTGGAGGTAAACCAGAATAAGATAAGTTTTGGAGCCTACGGAGAAGGAGAACGACCCGTTCTATCAGGAGCTCAAGACGTATCAGGGGACTGGTCTCCGGTAGCCGGGCGAACCAACGTGTATAAATACCAAATTCCTTCTGATGTAACGGATGTGACGATGGTGTTACGTGAAAACACATCATTGCCGCTGGGCCGTACGCCAAACGGGGATTTGTCGACAGAGGCTGCCTTTTATACTTTTAATTCCCGGATACAGACATCAATTTATGACCCGGAATTAACTGCTGCGGAAGAACTGGCCGGTTCAGAGATTGTCTTACGCAAAAATGGCTGGGACTATTCTAATTATAAGGTCACCTCTGTTGAGGGGACGACCGTGAACATTATCAATAATGAGAAGGTCCCCAAGAAAAAGGGGGATGGGTTCCGGAAAGCGGCTGGTTATTTCTTTCAGAAACATTTGAACACACTGGATGTCGATGGCGAATGGTTCTTTGATGCAAGCACACACGTTCTATATCTATACGCTGATTCAAAACCGCTTCCAAAGTCTGTCCAATATTCTGCAAAACCTACTGTGGTTAATATCGTAAATGCGGAAATGGTCGCTCTGAAAGGATTGAAGATTGAGATGGCTGGTTCGATGGGGATTCGAGGCGATTCCTGTCAGGATATCGAAGTGAGTGATTGCGAAATTGCCTTGTGTGGGCAGGATGGTATTAGTCTTGAAAAAAGTACTGCACAAATAGAGAGCAACAACATAAGCAATTGCCTCGGTTCAGGTATCAGTACCCGTGGTCAAGGTCGTGTTGTTGTCACAAAAAATAATTTGCTAAATATTGGTTTGTTTGCCGGACGTGCCTCCGGCAGGTATGGCATACACCTTATGGGTGGGAATTCAGAAGCGAGTTACAACAAGATGACCAATATTGGTTATATAGGCATTCGTCACTCGGGTGGAAATAATCTGCTCCGTCGCAACATTGTCGATACATATAACCTCGTCGTATATGACGGAGGAGCCATTTATACGAATCATGATCAGAAGGGAACGATCATAGAGGAAAACATTATTATGAATGGGGCGGCCAATAAGGTTGGAACCGGAACAGGCGACCCAACGCTGAGTGTTAGCGTACCCTTATGCACAGGTATCCAGTGTGATCTCTTAACAGCGAATGTCATTGTTCGCTACAACACCATCTCCTTTCCGAAAAACACTGAAGGTCGATTTAGCGGAATTCACCTCAATTTCAATTCGGTGGATAACTTAATCCTGGGCAACACTATCCTGGCCAAAGGAACCGGAATCTCAACCAATGATCGTGACCCTTATGAACGGGCGTCCGGTGAACCATCGCCTCCATCAATGTCAAGAAATCGATTCGAAGAGAATGTTATCGTACGCACTTCTGCTGCCACGAATCGAAACCAAAATATGGGTACGACTGCCTTTTCTTTAAAGGATTCTGAACAATGCGATTTAGAAAACCAGGGGATATTCTTAAATAATGTGTGTGCCGCGCCCTTTATAGGATCGAAGGTTGTTACGGAATGGCAGTATGATTGCAATGCGGGATGCACACCTTATGAACGCTGGTTTAGCACAGCGGCCGAATGGAATGATGCCCGCGAATATGCAATCGGAAATCTTGATGCGCCGATAATGATTGATGCATCCTCTGCCCCTGAGGATTTCATTCAGCTTTTATGCAATGATTCGGACAATCCTAAAACTTTCTCATTGTCAGCTGAGGCTTACGTTGACCCTTGGGGTAAACCAGTATCAGGTTCCATAACCGTTGCCCCATGGCGTTCGGTCGTACTGTTTAAAAAACAGTAA
- a CDS encoding sulfatase family protein, whose amino-acid sequence MNNRKIAFCIVLFMGTMSCGNAQPPNVIMLMADDLGWGDVGFNGNENIITPNLDTMAESGIRFTHFYAAAPLCSPTRASVLTGRSPFRQGIFAAHTGGMRPAEKTIAEVLKKEGYSTGFFGKWHLGWLEPDKVESRGIFSPPWHHGYDETFATKSAMPTWNPTKTPIGWKGWNHKGVPNSSPDKPWGSPYIENGKRVTENLDGDDSRVIMDRAIPFIEKSINEEKPFLATIWFHTPHEPVVAGPEYLAMYPNLSEEQKHFYGCITAMDEQIGRLKQFLNEKGIAENTILLFCSDNGPADPQVRSGAASAGPFRGHKHHMWEGGLRVPSLIEWPGHVDAGTTIDYQACTSDYFPTILDMLDIPVPKNVPLDGISLVPMLNGESTQREVPFAAGYQRLYKNTELYAFVDGQYKICNPEVGMDMMLFDLEADPTESKNLAEEMPELFAKMNAKLEAIKRSWRLSREGNDYQW is encoded by the coding sequence ATGAACAATAGAAAGATAGCGTTTTGTATAGTTCTATTTATGGGAACGATGTCTTGTGGCAACGCCCAACCACCCAACGTTATTATGCTTATGGCCGACGATCTTGGCTGGGGCGATGTAGGATTTAATGGCAACGAAAACATTATCACACCTAATCTTGATACGATGGCCGAATCCGGTATTCGATTTACTCATTTTTATGCGGCGGCACCACTTTGCTCTCCAACGCGTGCAAGCGTTTTGACCGGAAGAAGCCCTTTTCGTCAGGGAATTTTTGCTGCCCACACCGGAGGAATGCGCCCAGCAGAAAAAACAATCGCCGAAGTGCTTAAGAAAGAAGGCTACTCCACCGGTTTTTTTGGAAAGTGGCATTTGGGTTGGCTAGAACCGGACAAGGTTGAATCACGTGGTATTTTTTCACCACCCTGGCACCATGGTTACGATGAAACGTTTGCCACAAAAAGTGCCATGCCTACATGGAATCCAACCAAAACTCCTATTGGCTGGAAAGGCTGGAATCATAAAGGCGTTCCCAATAGCTCTCCTGATAAACCTTGGGGGTCACCCTATATCGAAAATGGTAAACGTGTTACCGAGAACTTAGATGGTGACGATAGTCGTGTAATAATGGATCGGGCAATTCCTTTTATCGAAAAATCAATCAATGAAGAAAAGCCATTCTTGGCAACCATTTGGTTTCATACTCCTCACGAACCTGTCGTTGCGGGTCCCGAATACTTGGCAATGTACCCCAATCTTTCGGAAGAACAAAAACATTTTTACGGTTGCATTACAGCCATGGACGAACAAATTGGTCGCTTAAAACAATTCCTGAATGAAAAAGGAATTGCTGAAAACACCATACTTTTGTTTTGCAGCGACAATGGCCCTGCCGATCCTCAAGTAAGAAGCGGAGCAGCTTCAGCCGGCCCCTTTCGTGGGCACAAGCACCACATGTGGGAAGGTGGACTGCGTGTGCCTTCGCTTATCGAATGGCCAGGGCATGTAGATGCCGGAACAACTATCGATTACCAAGCCTGCACCAGCGACTATTTCCCCACAATCCTCGACATGCTCGATATCCCGGTGCCGAAGAATGTTCCGCTCGATGGGATTAGCCTGGTACCCATGCTCAACGGAGAATCAACGCAGCGTGAAGTGCCCTTTGCTGCCGGTTACCAACGGCTCTATAAAAACACCGAATTGTATGCGTTTGTCGACGGACAGTATAAAATCTGTAATCCCGAAGTGGGCATGGATATGATGCTCTTCGATTTGGAAGCCGATCCTACAGAATCGAAAAACCTGGCAGAAGAAATGCCCGAGTTGTTTGCAAAAATGAATGCTAAACTCGAAGCGATCAAAAGATCGTGGCGACTAAGCCGCGAAGGGAACGACTACCAGTGGTAG
- a CDS encoding sigma factor, protein MSLDSEHSEFARLIAQHGRSVRGYIMANVPRFSDADEDWQEATVRLWLEFDKFEPASNFAAWAIRVAYFVILTSQRIRKSLRRCVEQRLLNAELPL, encoded by the coding sequence ATGTCACTGGATTCTGAACATTCCGAATTCGCTCGGCTGATTGCTCAACACGGGCGATCCGTTCGGGGGTACATCATGGCCAACGTCCCTCGCTTCAGCGATGCGGACGAAGATTGGCAAGAGGCGACCGTGAGGCTGTGGCTTGAGTTCGACAAATTTGAACCTGCGTCCAATTTCGCCGCGTGGGCGATTCGCGTCGCTTATTTTGTAATTTTGACTTCCCAGCGAATCAGAAAGTCTTTAAGACGCTGTGTCGAGCAGCGTCTCCTGAATGCGGAGTTGCCGCTATGA
- a CDS encoding arylsulfatase — protein sequence MNNKSRFSKIQTVFLAVLPLIFFSLSCVSLEAKENDPARPNVILILTDDQGYGDFSVHGNPVLQTPVLDKLHDMSIRFTDFHVAPMCTPTRAQLLTGRDALDTGATAVCLGRSMPREDLPMMADIFKASGYRTAHFGKWHLGDSYPYRPQDRGFEETITFGAFGIGSIADWFGNTYWSANFRHNGEMERFEGYCTNTWFDLALDYIKDWKEGSDPFFLYLPTNCPHDPHLCDDEYSDPYLKKGIEPVVSKFFGQIANIDENMGRLLETLDERGLAENTLLIYMSDNGSAKGHEVFNAGMRGSKKDPYDGGHRVPLFIRWPEGNLGDARDIETLTQCQDLLPTLIDWCKLKGPEDEELDGSSLAPLFSGKPNALDDRILVVEYDNPYKPDDNKAVMWKKWRLVKDSELYDVSSDPGQKTDVADKHPDVFSHMQNYYRQWRQEAVKGYNQKRYIHLGSKEQNPAMLYSCDWHGAYADNINNLIAGDRIGAWDVLVEKTGMYELTLSRWHPASGMALTASIKDSTGRNAGAIPVKQARLRIGDYDRTIRTETDQAEVKFKVELTEGIHKIETWFMDEDGEQLCSAYYTKAERMD from the coding sequence ATGAACAACAAAAGTCGATTTTCAAAAATTCAAACTGTATTCCTGGCGGTGTTGCCACTCATATTTTTTAGTCTTTCCTGCGTGTCATTAGAAGCAAAAGAAAATGATCCTGCACGACCCAACGTAATCCTCATATTGACGGATGATCAAGGGTATGGCGATTTCTCCGTGCATGGGAATCCGGTATTGCAAACGCCTGTGCTGGATAAATTACATGATATGAGCATCCGCTTTACTGATTTTCATGTTGCACCGATGTGCACACCAACCAGGGCACAGTTGCTAACCGGCAGGGATGCTCTGGACACCGGAGCCACCGCCGTCTGTTTGGGTCGGTCGATGCCCCGTGAGGATCTTCCCATGATGGCTGACATCTTCAAAGCTTCAGGATATAGAACCGCACACTTTGGAAAATGGCATTTGGGGGACAGTTATCCATACCGGCCCCAGGATAGGGGATTTGAGGAAACGATTACATTTGGTGCCTTCGGTATTGGTTCCATCGCAGATTGGTTCGGGAATACGTATTGGTCCGCAAACTTTCGGCATAATGGTGAAATGGAAAGATTCGAAGGATATTGCACAAATACATGGTTTGACCTTGCTCTTGATTATATAAAGGACTGGAAAGAAGGTAGCGATCCTTTCTTTCTGTATCTACCCACAAACTGCCCGCACGATCCTCACCTGTGTGATGATGAGTATTCAGATCCTTATCTTAAAAAAGGCATTGAACCCGTAGTGTCTAAGTTCTTCGGGCAAATTGCTAATATCGACGAAAACATGGGTAGGCTGCTCGAAACCCTGGATGAGAGAGGCTTGGCTGAAAACACCCTGCTCATATACATGTCGGATAATGGTTCAGCCAAAGGGCATGAGGTATTTAATGCGGGCATGCGCGGAAGCAAGAAAGATCCTTATGACGGCGGCCACAGGGTTCCTTTGTTTATCCGTTGGCCAGAAGGTAATCTGGGAGATGCCAGAGACATAGAAACCTTGACGCAATGCCAGGATCTACTTCCGACACTGATTGACTGGTGCAAGTTGAAAGGCCCGGAAGATGAAGAACTTGACGGTTCCTCTCTGGCACCACTTTTTTCGGGTAAACCTAATGCATTGGACGATCGAATACTCGTGGTTGAATATGATAATCCCTACAAGCCTGATGATAATAAAGCGGTTATGTGGAAGAAATGGCGTCTTGTCAAAGATAGTGAATTGTATGACGTCTCTTCAGATCCTGGACAAAAAACAGATGTGGCTGACAAGCATCCAGACGTATTCAGTCACATGCAAAATTATTACAGGCAGTGGAGGCAGGAAGCCGTTAAAGGGTACAACCAGAAACGATATATCCATCTGGGATCGAAAGAGCAGAATCCCGCAATGCTCTATTCATGTGATTGGCATGGAGCATACGCTGATAACATAAATAACCTTATCGCCGGCGATCGTATCGGTGCCTGGGATGTATTGGTTGAAAAAACCGGAATGTATGAATTGACGCTCTCCAGGTGGCACCCTGCTTCAGGAATGGCACTTACCGCATCTATAAAGGATAGCACAGGACGTAATGCGGGCGCAATTCCTGTCAAACAAGCCCGGCTCAGAATAGGAGACTATGACCGGACCATCCGTACGGAAACGGATCAGGCTGAAGTGAAATTTAAAGTTGAACTCACAGAGGGTATCCATAAAATTGAAACCTGGTTTATGGATGAAGATGGGGAACAGCTGTGTAGTGCATATTATACTAAAGCGGAGCGGATGGATTGA
- a CDS encoding SGNH/GDSL hydrolase family protein: MKIQRCVLTFLLMNVVGVINAAEVKISSLKELADYASKSGNVITLSPGVYPLTDYLSVDSMAARHDSKQFQFITFSGNENVFKLDGVEIEVDNELRSALKAPLHNSEFLITGSNNTFSGLTIRYKGEGTTFGSAAFAVGGKDNVLKNITLRVKGSFPYGYGDYLGKGPKSVVKHKKHSGLLITGTNTKLYACNVFMRSLGHAFFIQGGSNTYFEDCYAEGQIRPTDQMLAEVSGPAFEHDFASVYRNYDGKKTIPSGYMKSLNECGFRTYATGKVTAINCTAKYMRVGFALAKASLSNCEAIDCERGYYLNNAVAKDCRGDAKYGPLMYLVGNNSQIDLTLMPGESDMKVHAVATICGSGHNVSIKNSDQGTRKKETPIMLGYGMPSAGEISSPIPEAAAKNITITNTTSMPIVIGEKATDCEIKTHGPILENKGSNINVAKTISDKEICRVAWETLCGSKIAGVYKTDCFNYVHPAKGIPNVLLYGDSISIKYTSAVQKNLEGQATVFRLFKNGGSSDHFIPNMEKMHDAMFQPGLEGGWDFKWDLIHFNVGLHDLKYLKNGNLNKKEGKQVSSISVYKENLDGICKWLRSMFPNAKLIFSTTTPVPANAKGRFEGDSIKFNNAAREVLAKYPDIIINDLYTFTKPNIEEWAQEPGNVHYNELGFNAQGKEVARIIAENL, translated from the coding sequence ATGAAGATACAGCGGTGTGTATTAACTTTTTTGCTGATGAATGTAGTAGGTGTCATAAACGCTGCCGAGGTAAAGATTAGCAGTCTAAAAGAACTGGCAGATTATGCATCGAAAAGTGGAAATGTCATAACCCTGTCTCCCGGTGTTTATCCTTTAACGGATTATTTGTCGGTTGATTCGATGGCAGCCCGGCATGACAGCAAGCAATTTCAATTTATCACCTTTAGTGGAAACGAAAATGTTTTCAAACTTGATGGTGTTGAAATTGAGGTAGACAACGAATTGCGATCAGCTCTAAAAGCGCCTCTCCATAACAGTGAGTTCTTAATAACCGGTAGCAACAATACATTCAGTGGTCTTACGATAAGATACAAGGGAGAAGGGACTACATTTGGATCAGCAGCATTCGCGGTTGGCGGTAAAGATAATGTACTTAAAAACATTACTCTTCGCGTAAAAGGGTCGTTCCCATATGGTTATGGCGACTACCTTGGCAAGGGTCCCAAAAGTGTAGTTAAGCATAAAAAGCACAGTGGGCTTTTGATTACCGGAACCAACACTAAGCTTTATGCCTGTAACGTTTTTATGCGTTCACTCGGTCATGCCTTTTTCATTCAGGGAGGTAGCAATACGTATTTCGAAGACTGTTATGCCGAAGGCCAGATTCGACCCACGGATCAGATGCTGGCTGAGGTGTCGGGCCCTGCGTTTGAGCATGATTTTGCCTCTGTATACAGGAACTATGACGGCAAAAAAACAATCCCGTCCGGCTATATGAAGTCTCTGAATGAATGCGGGTTTCGCACATATGCTACCGGTAAAGTGACCGCAATTAATTGCACCGCAAAATACATGCGAGTAGGCTTTGCTCTGGCAAAGGCGTCTTTAAGCAATTGCGAAGCGATTGATTGCGAACGAGGGTATTATTTGAATAACGCTGTTGCCAAAGACTGTCGGGGCGATGCGAAATACGGTCCTTTAATGTATCTCGTTGGAAATAATTCGCAGATTGATTTAACGCTAATGCCAGGCGAATCTGATATGAAGGTTCATGCTGTAGCAACGATTTGTGGTAGTGGCCATAACGTTTCTATTAAAAACAGTGATCAGGGAACGAGAAAAAAAGAAACTCCGATTATGCTTGGATACGGAATGCCAAGCGCGGGTGAAATATCATCGCCTATCCCGGAAGCAGCCGCTAAAAATATTACCATTACGAATACGACATCGATGCCAATTGTTATTGGTGAAAAGGCAACCGATTGTGAAATCAAAACCCACGGTCCGATTTTAGAAAATAAAGGTTCAAATATTAATGTAGCCAAGACAATAAGCGACAAGGAAATATGCAGGGTTGCCTGGGAAACATTGTGTGGTAGTAAGATCGCTGGGGTCTATAAAACGGATTGCTTTAATTATGTTCATCCGGCAAAAGGAATTCCTAATGTGCTTTTATATGGTGACTCTATTTCAATAAAATATACGTCAGCCGTACAAAAAAACTTAGAGGGCCAGGCTACAGTATTTCGGTTGTTTAAGAACGGAGGCTCCAGCGACCATTTTATACCGAATATGGAAAAAATGCATGATGCGATGTTTCAACCTGGCTTAGAAGGAGGATGGGATTTTAAATGGGATTTGATTCATTTTAATGTTGGCTTACACGATTTAAAATACCTTAAGAATGGGAATCTGAATAAGAAAGAAGGTAAACAAGTATCGTCAATAAGTGTGTATAAGGAGAATTTAGATGGAATCTGTAAGTGGCTAAGATCAATGTTTCCAAATGCAAAATTAATTTTTTCGACAACAACTCCGGTACCCGCAAATGCAAAGGGCCGATTCGAGGGTGACAGCATAAAATTCAATAACGCAGCAAGGGAAGTATTGGCTAAATATCCCGACATCATAATAAATGACCTCTATACGTTCACTAAACCAAATATTGAAGAATGGGCCCAAGAACCTGGAAACGTTCATTATAATGAGCTGGGATTTAATGCGCAGGGAAAAGAGGTCGCTCGGATAATTGCAGAAAATTTATAA